The following are from one region of the Coffea eugenioides isolate CCC68of chromosome 2, Ceug_1.0, whole genome shotgun sequence genome:
- the LOC113760691 gene encoding ABC transporter G family member 11-like, with the protein MASPNLASPSRLSYDDYADVLMNSPHPTVSEIKIPLEVDGDHEDGKENVGPDYCKSNSNSKGVFLTWDDLWVSVPNGKKGCKAILQGLTGYARPGELLAIMGPSGCGKSTLLDALAGRLDSKSKQRGEILVNGRMQQLAYGTSAYVTQDNILTWTLTTREAVYYSAQLQLPNTLSKAEKIDRADRSIREMGLQSCIDTRIGGWGSKGLSGGQKRRVSICIEMLTRPKLLFLDEPTSGLDSAASYYVMNRIVELAKEYGMTVVASMHQPSTEVCNLLDNLCLLSLGRTIYFGPSFAASQFFARNGFSCPGLQNPADHYIRMINTDFDEDIESAAEGKTTTREVIDKLVDSYTSSDIYNLILSVVAQINGQQLRVMAKKRRRASFFMQCLVLTERSFVNMYRDLGYYWLRLAIYITLAFGLGTVFYNVGNSYNSINARASMLMFVASLLTLLSIGGFPSFVEEIKVFQRERLNGHYGVAAFVISNTVSSVLFLFLIAVIPGVIAYYLVGLHRGTERFLYFTMVLFASIVLVEGLMMIVASLVPNFLMGLIIGAGTQGVMMLSGGFFRLPDDLPKIFWKYPIYYISFHRYAYQGLYKNEFEGLKFPSNELMMGGSSPIDGETILRDTWQVERGYSKWIDLAILFLMVIIYRLLFFGIIKVRESIKPLVKRFHLGLSFKKE; encoded by the exons ATGGCTTCTCCAAATCTCGCCTCCCCATCTCGTCTTAGCTACGACGACTATGCTGATGTGCTGATGAATTCGCCACATCCTACTGTTTCAGAAATCAAGATTCCATTAGAGGTGGATGGAGATCATGAAGATGGAAAGGAAAATGTTGGTCCAGATTACTGTAAATCTAACTCAAACAGCAAAGGCGTGTTTTTAACGTGGGACGACTTGTGGGTTAGTGTTCCTAATGGTAAGAAGGGGTGTAAAGCGATCCTTCAAGGGCTCACGGGCTATGCACGTCCAGGTGAACTTTTAGCCATTATGGGTCCTTCTGGCTGTGGCAAGTCCACGCTGCTTGATGCGCTAGCAG GAAGGCTTGATTCAAAATCAAAGCAAAGGGGGGAAATTTTAGTTAACGGCCGAATGCAACAGCTAGCTTATGGAACGTCG gcTTATGTGACTCAAGACAATATCCTGACATGGACTTTAACCACAAGAGAAGCTGTCTACTACTCCGCTCAGCTCCAACTGCCTAACACTTTGTCAAAGGCAGAGAAAATAGACAGAGCAGACAGGTCGATCAGGGAAATGGGATTGCAGAGTTGTATTGACACCAGAATTGGAGGCTGGGGAAGCAAAGGTCTCAGCGGTGGACAGAAAAGGAGAGTAAGCATTTGCATTGAAATGTTGACGCGACCGAAGCTTCTTTTCCTGGATGAGCCGACAAGTGGACTCGATAGCGCTGCTTCATACTATGTCATGAATCGAATTGTTGAACTTGCCAAGGAATATGGGATGACAGTAGTAGCATCAATGCACCAGCCTAGTACAGAAGTCTGCAATCTACTTGACAACCTTTGTCTCCTTTCCTTGGGTAGGACCATATACTTTGGACCTTCCTTTGCAGCAAGTCAG TTTTTTGCAAGGAATGGTTTCTCTTGCCCTGGTCTACAAAATCCAGCAGATCACTATATAAGAATGATAAACACAGATTTCGATGAG GACATTGAATCAgctgctgaaggaaagacaacCACAAGGGAGGTGATCGATAAGCTTGTCGATTCTTACACATCATCTGATATATATAACCTGATCCTGAGTGTAGTAGCACAGATAAATGGACAA CAACTTCGAGTGATGGCGAAGAAGAGGAGACGTGCTAGCTTCTTTATGCAGTGCCTTGTCCTGACAGAGAGGTCATTTGTGAATATGTACCGTGACCTAGGCTACTACTGGCTACGTCTTGCTATATACATCACTTTAGCTTTTGGCTTAGGTACCGTCTTCTACAATGTTGGAAACAGTTACAACTCCATTAAT GCAAGAGCCTCAATGCTCATGTTTGTAGCATCATTATTGACTCTCTTGAGTATTGGAGGTTTCCCATCATTTGTGGAGGAAATAAAG GTTTTTCAACGAGAAAGATTGAATGGGCACTACGGGGTTGCAGCATTTGTTATTAGCAACACAGTTTCATCAGTTCTCTTCCTGTTCCTCATAGCTGTCATTCCCGGAGTGATTGCTTATTATCTGGTAGGACTGCACCGGGGAACTGAAAGATTTCTCTACTTCACTATGGTACTCTTTGCTTCTATTGTGTTGGTTGAAGGCCTCATGATGATTGTAGCAAGTTTGGTACCAAATTTCCTAATGGGATTGATCATTGGGGCTGGTACTCAAGGTGTAATGATGCTGAGTGGCGGTTTCTTTCGTTTACCAGATGATCtgccaaaaatattttggaaatATCCAATCTACTACATTTCCTTCCATAGGTATGCATATCAAGGCCTATACAAGAACGAGTTTGAAGGGCTGAAATTTCCCAGTAATGAGTTGATGATGGGTGGATCTTCTCCGATTGATGGTGAAACTATTTTGAGAGATACATGGCAAGTTGAGAGGGGCTACTCCAAGTGGATTGATCTGGCAATCTTGTTTCTAATGGTGATCATATACAGGCTCTTATTCTTCGGGATAATCAAAGTAAGAGAAAGCATTAAACCTCTGGTCAAACGTTTTCACCTGGGGCTTTCGTTTAAGAAAGAATGA